The Armatimonadota bacterium genomic interval CATGACCGAGCGGGACGTCGCCGTCGAGGTAGAGTACCAGATCCGCCGGTTCGGCGGGGACGGCTACTCCTTCCAGCCCGGCATCATCTGCGTGAAGCCGGGCAGCGAGACGCACCGCAGCGTCCTGACCCGCAACACGGACCTGGTGCTGACGCCGGGGACGTCGATCGCCTTCGACTTCGGTGTGCTCTACCAAGGTTACTGCTCGGACTTCGGCCGCAGCGCGTTCGTCGACCCGCCCGACCCGGAGGCGCTGCGCGCGTACGCGGTGATCACCGAGGGTGTTCGGGAGGCCTGCGCCCTGTTCAAGGACGGCGCGATGAGCCCGGCCGGGATGTGCGAGTGGTTCAACGAATATGTCGGCGCACGGGGGTTCGGCGACGCGTACTGGTACCTGGGGCTGGGGCACGGCATCGGCCTAGAGGTGCACGAGGACCCGCGCATTCGACCCGGATTCGACAAGCCGGTGCGCACGAACATGTGCTTCACGCTGGAGCCGAAGATCTGGCGCCACGGACGGTACTACGTCCGCAGCGAGGACGTCGTGGTCGTGGGTCCCGAGGGCAGCACGCCCCTGACGCGGTTCACCTACGCTCCCCTGGTGATTGCATGAGCACCCGGGCGACGTCGCTGACCGCAGCGGTCGTGTCCGAACGCCCGCAGACGTACGCCGCGATCGTGCGGGCGCAGTTGCTGCGCAATCGCGGCGCGGTGGGTGGTTTGGTGCTGCTGGTCTTTGCCATCGGCGTAGCCGTGGGCGCGCCCTGGCTGGCGCCGTACGATCCGACCTACCAGGATCTGTTGGCACCGTTGGAGCCTCCGTCTCGCAAGCACCCGTTCGGCACCGACGAGGTCGGGAGGGACATCCTCAGCCGGGTCATCTACGGCTCCCGCATCTCGCTGAGCGTGGGCCTCATCTCCGTCAGCATCGGCGGCACCGCCGGCGTCACGCTGGGGCTGGTCAGCGGGTTCTACGGCGGCCGACTGGACGACGTCATCCTGCGCGTGATGGACCTCATGCTGGCGTTTCCGGGCATCCTGCTGGCCCTGGCCATCGTCGCGGTCCTGGGCCCAGGCCTGTTCAACGTGATGATCGCGGTCGGCATCGCGGCGACGCCCTCCTTCACACGGGTGACGCGCGGACAGACCCTCAGCGTGCGCGAGATGGACTACGTCGTCGGCGCGCGCGCCATCGGCTGCACGAACGCGCGGGTGATCTGGCGTTACGTGCTCCCCAACGTGCTGCCCTCCATCATCGTGTTGGCGACGTTGGGGCTGGCGTCCGCCATCCTGGCGGCGTCGGGCCTGTCGTTCCTGGGTCTGGGCGCACAGCCGCCGACACCGGAGTGGGGCGCGATGCTGTCGTCAGGCCGTGCCTATCTGCGCCAGGCATGGTGGATCACGACATTCCCCGGACTCGCGATCATGCTGACTGTGCTCGGCATGAACATGCTCGGAGACGGTTTGCGCGACGCGCTCGACCCGAAGCTGCGGCGGGCCTAGCCGCCGGATCACATGGAGGAGGTGGAAACGATGCTTCGCGACCTACGGACCGGGCGCCGCGGGCAGATCGCCGGGCTCGCGGCGGGACTTCTGGCGGTAGTGCTGAGCCTACCCGCGCCGGCGCAGGAAGCCCGCGGGACGCTCATCCACGCCCAGGGCACCGTGTGCGCCGACACGCTGAACCAGCACCTGTCGAACAACACACCCTGCCGGATGGTGGCACGGCACGTGCTGGACAACCTGGTGGCCGTCAACCCCGCCGACGGCACGGTGCACCCGTGGCTGGCGGAATCGTGGGAGATCACGGCCGGGGGCCGCATCTACACGTTCCGGCTGCGCCGCGGCGTGCGTTTCCACGACGGCACCCCGTTTAACGCCGAAGCGGTCCGGTTCAACTTCGAGTGGACGATGTCCCCCGACCGGCCGCGGCGGGGGTTCCGCTACCTCGCGATGGGCGGCCCTCGATACATCCGCACCGAGGTCGTCGACGAGTTCACGGTGCGCGTGGTCTTCCGCGAACCGCACGGGGGATTCCTCACCTACCTCAGCGACGGCGGACTGGGCATCGACTCGCCCGCCGCGCTGCGCCGGCTCGGGGACGACTACGGTTCCCGAGAGCTGGTGGGCACCGGGCCGTTCCGGCTCGTGAGCTGGACGCGCGGCGCCGAAGCCGTGCTCGAACGGAATCCGGACTACCGGTGGGGCGCCAGGGTGTTCGGCCACACCGGCCCCGCCTTCGTCGAACGGCTCGTCTACCGGCAGGTGCCGGAGGCCGCCACGCGCGCGGCGGTCGTGGAGACCGGACAGGCCACCAGCAGCCAAATCACGCCGCCGGACATCGCCGTGCTGCGCGGCAAGCCGGGGGTACGCATCGTCCTCGTCCCGAAGGCCGGGACCGCACGGATGATGCTGCTGAACACCAAAGAGAGCCCGACCAACGACATCCGCGTCCGGAGGGCCATCAACCACGCGATCAACAAGCCGCTGCTAATGCGGCTGCCCGCGTGGAGCGGTACGGGACGACCGGGATTGGGTCCGCTGCCCACGAACATGGTGCCCCGGGCCTTCCAGGGGCTGTACCGGAGCCAGCTCCAGCCGGTGGACCTCGAGTACAACCCGGACCGTGCGCGGCAGCTGCTGGAGGAAGCGGGCTGGCGGGTCGGCCCCGATGGCATCCGGGTGCGGGGATCCGAACGGCTGGTCCTCGACCACGTCATCCCCGAGGGGACAGCCGTGCGCGAGTCCGAGCCGCTGCAGGCGATGCTGCGGCAGGTCGGCATCGAACTGCGCTTCCGGATCGGAGACTTCAACTTCTGGATCGGGACCGTGAGCAAGGGCGAATACCGGTCCACGATCATGAGCGACTCCGGGTACGAGAGCGCGGGCATCCTGTCCTCGTTCTTCCGAACCGGGTCGGTCTACAACTGGTACGGGTTCAGCTCACCTGAACTTGACCGGATGCTGGACACCGCGGTGGCTTCCGCCGACCCGGAGACGCGGTGGCGCAACCTGATCGGTGCCATGCGGATCATCCTCGCGAATGCCGTCGGGGTGATGGGCTGGGAGGAGGACTACGTCTTCGCGGCCCGCGCCAACGTCGAAAACCTGCAGTTCAACGAGGTGGCGTTCCCTTACTTCTACGCGACGCGGTTGCGGTAGCCGCCCAACCGCACGACGGCGGCGGGGGCCGGGGCCCGATCCCCGATCCCCCGCCGCACCGGTCAACACGTCATGTCCAAGTACATCCTCCGCCGCGTGCTGACGGCCATCCCTGTGCTGGTCGGGGTCACCGTCTTGACGTTCTCGATGCTGCACTTCGTGCCGGGCGACCCCGTACTGGCGATGTTCGTCGAAAGCGGCGGTGTCACGGCCGAGCAGGTGGAGGCCATCCGCAGGAACCTCGGTCTCCACGAGCCGCTGCCGGTGCAGTACGGTCGGTTCCTCGTCCGCCTGCTGGAGGGCGACCTGGGTCGGTCCATCTGGGGCAACCATCCGGTGGCCGAGTTGATCCTCGAACGGTTCCCACCGACCTTCCAGCTGGCGGTGGCGGCCATGGGGACGGCGATTTTCATCGGCACGACCCTGGGCGTGCTCGCGGCGATCCACCGCGGGCGTCTGGCCGACAACGTGACGATGCTGGTGGCGCTGCTGGGTGTGTCGATCCCGTCGTTCTGGTTGGGCTTTTTGCTCATCTACGTGTTTGCGATCTGGCTGGGGCT includes:
- a CDS encoding Xaa-Pro peptidase family protein — encoded protein: MIERPDPTVYEARVDRYRAAMDRWGVDLLFLNFGPDLYYLSGVLTPRYYFILKSAADWVSGLWLPRDGAPFLTLSRSMAVDAAEQTWISDLRVIGGPGGRDFNELRTDEDPVAFFNAAARSVGSVRSIGTTDKVWAQTAHHLREAFPQAQPVILTPSMMDGLRMIKDPFELRMMAKAAEITDLAMGATLRQLRPGMTERDVAVEVEYQIRRFGGDGYSFQPGIICVKPGSETHRSVLTRNTDLVLTPGTSIAFDFGVLYQGYCSDFGRSAFVDPPDPEALRAYAVITEGVREACALFKDGAMSPAGMCEWFNEYVGARGFGDAYWYLGLGHGIGLEVHEDPRIRPGFDKPVRTNMCFTLEPKIWRHGRYYVRSEDVVVVGPEGSTPLTRFTYAPLVIA
- a CDS encoding ABC transporter permease; translation: MSTRATSLTAAVVSERPQTYAAIVRAQLLRNRGAVGGLVLLVFAIGVAVGAPWLAPYDPTYQDLLAPLEPPSRKHPFGTDEVGRDILSRVIYGSRISLSVGLISVSIGGTAGVTLGLVSGFYGGRLDDVILRVMDLMLAFPGILLALAIVAVLGPGLFNVMIAVGIAATPSFTRVTRGQTLSVREMDYVVGARAIGCTNARVIWRYVLPNVLPSIIVLATLGLASAILAASGLSFLGLGAQPPTPEWGAMLSSGRAYLRQAWWITTFPGLAIMLTVLGMNMLGDGLRDALDPKLRRA
- a CDS encoding ABC transporter substrate-binding protein; protein product: MLRDLRTGRRGQIAGLAAGLLAVVLSLPAPAQEARGTLIHAQGTVCADTLNQHLSNNTPCRMVARHVLDNLVAVNPADGTVHPWLAESWEITAGGRIYTFRLRRGVRFHDGTPFNAEAVRFNFEWTMSPDRPRRGFRYLAMGGPRYIRTEVVDEFTVRVVFREPHGGFLTYLSDGGLGIDSPAALRRLGDDYGSRELVGTGPFRLVSWTRGAEAVLERNPDYRWGARVFGHTGPAFVERLVYRQVPEAATRAAVVETGQATSSQITPPDIAVLRGKPGVRIVLVPKAGTARMMLLNTKESPTNDIRVRRAINHAINKPLLMRLPAWSGTGRPGLGPLPTNMVPRAFQGLYRSQLQPVDLEYNPDRARQLLEEAGWRVGPDGIRVRGSERLVLDHVIPEGTAVRESEPLQAMLRQVGIELRFRIGDFNFWIGTVSKGEYRSTIMSDSGYESAGILSSFFRTGSVYNWYGFSSPELDRMLDTAVASADPETRWRNLIGAMRIILANAVGVMGWEEDYVFAARANVENLQFNEVAFPYFYATRLR
- a CDS encoding ABC transporter permease, translated to MSKYILRRVLTAIPVLVGVTVLTFSMLHFVPGDPVLAMFVESGGVTAEQVEAIRRNLGLHEPLPVQYGRFLVRLLEGDLGRSIWGNHPVAELILERFPPTFQLAVAAMGTAIFIGTTLGVLAAIHRGRLADNVTMLVALLGVSIPSFWLGFLLIYVFAIWLGLLPVTSGPGLQGLILPAVTLGFGAAAIIARMVRSSLVEVLSEDYVRTARAKGLGPWSVIVRHGLRNSLIPVVTILGLQFGGLLSGTVIVESVFARRGVGRLLVEAIQSRDFPVVQGGVLFIAAIYVIVNLTVDLLYGYLDPRIRYD